The Aggregatilinea lenta genome includes a region encoding these proteins:
- a CDS encoding FHA domain-containing protein: protein MEEIIIAIMSGPQDGAVLPFETLLDPGEPTELTIGRREGSDVCLNYDSQVSREHAVLGYDGDHFWLEDLRSTNGTYVRGEKISGRVEVMPGELFRIGRTWLRVEPVASFMPPSLDDDDLPF from the coding sequence ATGGAAGAAATCATTATTGCCATTATGAGCGGGCCGCAGGACGGCGCGGTGCTGCCTTTCGAGACGCTGCTGGACCCCGGCGAACCCACCGAACTCACCATCGGACGGCGCGAAGGCAGCGACGTCTGCCTGAACTACGACAGCCAGGTCTCGCGCGAGCACGCCGTGCTCGGCTATGACGGCGATCACTTCTGGCTGGAAGACCTGCGCAGTACCAACGGCACCTACGTGCGCGGCGAAAAGATCAGCGGGCGCGTCGAGGTGATGCCGGGCGAGCTGTTCCGTATTGGGCGGACGTGGCTGCGCGTCGAGCCGGTCGCCAGCTTCATGCCGCCCTCGCTGGACGACGACGATCTGCCGTTTTAA
- a CDS encoding serine/threonine-protein kinase → MAANNLPPVPQSGIPPLALPTEQEHKLLSRRRKADQTDPFASDPNDEVRRLGRLALRRDVLHAYDYLGIGDLCAQLSLSEPDRRMRVYYVGKTIQAYRRAAELAGTPSDHEHALNAFEAYVQWTVRMARAAPSRRNISVALWAVAEMEQGSPVESLSDEAQLLALWYVAPPQTDDATPMPDRTPSPDPEMATEMYPDMIATRSEEPREVESGVLSADEHAALSETRSDRSEVFHVEVEETQGARGPLPAAQLPLRQGVDEGDFDYGDKIDDRYEVAQVLRGGMGIVYLCYDHEDRKAVALKTFQSRFLTNENAVARFTQEALTWIRLEKHRHIVQARRVQKFEGRPHIILEHISGPEGLGPDLRSWIRHNRIDLPTALEFALHVALGMQHAVRLVPGLVHRDLKPANILVRHDGIAKVTDFGLVRSLDLEDIPPAEEVNGDSSRLTRDGAIVGTAPYLSPEQCRSEAVDLRSDIYAFGCVLFEMLTRQTIFDVKRFPEWVNAHLNEEPCFPDTRLDIPDDVRALTLKCLEKDPADRPQTWGELVDVLAAQYEALTGKPPDMELSGPALELRELMDKGYSLTELGYADEALIAYDRVLDLEPKSAWAWARKGRTLRLLARYEEALGSYDRALELNPRFAWAWTGKGQVLERLNQIERALAAHQTATELQPGNVWAWYNQAEALHALRDYDTAMAALDRALEIDPNHAESWAKRGQVLRATERFPEALNAYNRALELNPPYAWAWNGKGLTLKAMLRLDEALEAFEQAARHQPGEVWHWYNQAEMLVELGRYRQALAPAQQSTRVAPQHAYSWAKLGQVYRYLERYEPALEAYDHALALKPDYAWAVNGRGIVLERLARYEEALEMYHRAAEIAPDDVWHWYNQGNLLVLQERYAESIPLLERAIQVNPEHARSWARLGNTYRHMDDPQKALSYLARAVKLDPGYAWAWNERGVALEILARYNEAVEAYTRAAMAEPQNPLYWYNKGDTLVFLKRHDEALEALRRALDVDPRYVRAWAKQGQAMRRMGRYEEALANYSRAVELSPDYAWAWNGRGLALSALGRHEEALACFRRAANLQPDDVWFWYNQADELIIMHRYEDALVPLERALRLNRDHAESWAKHGQALRRLGRYKESVAAYDQALKLEPHYAWAWNGRGLALEAMDKREEALSSYERAAEEDPSSVWYWINQIEPLLALSRRDDALDVIERALDIEPTNDAAWARKGQVLRRLDRHEDALKAYQQALAISADYAWAWNGRGLAFAALDRWTEALACYEEATRIAPNDVWFWHNRGEALIQLQRWEDAMRAFSKALEIDPSHKPSREKRTEARQHLNDEGE, encoded by the coding sequence ATGGCCGCGAATAATCTGCCACCCGTCCCACAGTCTGGTATTCCGCCGCTGGCCCTGCCGACCGAGCAGGAACATAAGCTGCTTTCCCGGCGGCGCAAAGCTGACCAGACCGATCCCTTCGCCAGCGATCCGAACGACGAAGTGCGCCGCCTGGGGCGGCTCGCGCTGCGCCGGGATGTGCTGCACGCCTACGACTATCTGGGGATTGGCGATCTGTGCGCGCAGCTCTCGTTGTCCGAGCCGGATCGCCGCATGCGCGTTTACTACGTGGGCAAGACGATCCAGGCGTACCGGCGCGCCGCCGAGCTGGCGGGCACTCCCTCCGACCACGAACACGCCCTGAACGCCTTCGAGGCGTACGTGCAGTGGACCGTGCGCATGGCGCGCGCTGCCCCCTCGCGGCGCAACATCTCCGTGGCGCTGTGGGCCGTGGCCGAAATGGAGCAGGGCAGCCCGGTCGAAAGCCTCAGCGACGAGGCGCAGCTGCTCGCGCTGTGGTACGTCGCGCCGCCGCAAACGGACGACGCCACGCCGATGCCGGACCGCACTCCCTCACCCGACCCGGAGATGGCGACCGAGATGTACCCGGACATGATCGCCACGCGCAGCGAAGAACCGCGCGAGGTCGAGTCCGGCGTGCTGTCCGCCGACGAACACGCCGCGCTGAGCGAAACCCGCTCCGACCGCTCGGAAGTGTTTCACGTCGAGGTGGAAGAGACGCAGGGCGCGCGCGGCCCGCTCCCGGCGGCCCAACTCCCGCTGCGCCAGGGGGTAGACGAGGGCGACTTCGATTATGGCGACAAGATCGATGACCGCTACGAAGTCGCGCAGGTGCTGCGCGGCGGCATGGGCATCGTCTACCTGTGCTACGACCACGAGGACCGCAAGGCCGTCGCGCTGAAGACCTTCCAGAGCCGCTTCCTGACCAACGAAAACGCCGTCGCGCGCTTCACGCAGGAAGCCCTGACGTGGATCCGGCTCGAAAAGCACCGCCACATCGTGCAGGCGCGCCGCGTGCAAAAGTTCGAGGGCCGCCCGCACATCATTCTGGAGCACATTTCCGGCCCGGAGGGGCTTGGCCCCGACCTGCGCAGCTGGATCCGGCACAACCGCATCGACCTGCCGACCGCGCTGGAATTCGCGCTGCACGTCGCGCTCGGCATGCAGCACGCCGTCCGGCTGGTGCCGGGACTGGTCCACCGCGACCTGAAGCCCGCCAACATCCTGGTGCGGCACGACGGCATCGCCAAAGTCACCGACTTCGGGCTGGTGCGCTCGCTGGACCTGGAAGACATTCCGCCCGCCGAAGAGGTCAACGGCGATTCGAGCCGCCTGACGCGCGACGGCGCAATCGTGGGCACGGCCCCCTACCTGTCGCCGGAGCAGTGCCGCTCCGAGGCAGTCGATCTGCGCTCCGATATTTACGCGTTCGGCTGCGTGCTGTTCGAGATGCTCACGCGCCAGACAATCTTCGACGTGAAGCGCTTCCCGGAGTGGGTCAACGCGCACCTGAACGAGGAGCCGTGCTTCCCCGACACGCGGCTCGACATCCCCGACGACGTGCGCGCGCTGACGCTCAAGTGTCTGGAAAAAGACCCCGCCGACCGGCCTCAAACCTGGGGCGAGCTGGTGGACGTGCTCGCCGCGCAGTACGAGGCGCTCACCGGCAAGCCGCCGGACATGGAGCTAAGCGGTCCGGCACTCGAGCTGCGCGAATTGATGGACAAGGGCTACAGCCTGACCGAGCTGGGCTACGCCGACGAAGCGCTGATCGCCTACGACCGCGTGCTGGACCTGGAGCCGAAGTCGGCATGGGCGTGGGCGCGCAAGGGCCGCACGCTGCGCCTGCTGGCGCGCTACGAGGAGGCCCTGGGCAGCTACGACCGCGCGCTGGAACTCAACCCGCGCTTCGCGTGGGCGTGGACCGGTAAGGGGCAGGTGCTCGAACGGCTGAACCAGATCGAGCGCGCGCTGGCCGCCCACCAGACCGCGACCGAACTCCAGCCCGGCAACGTCTGGGCGTGGTACAACCAGGCTGAGGCGCTGCACGCCCTGCGCGATTACGACACGGCGATGGCCGCGCTCGACCGCGCGCTGGAAATCGACCCTAACCACGCCGAAAGCTGGGCCAAGCGCGGCCAGGTGCTGCGCGCCACCGAGCGCTTCCCCGAAGCGCTCAACGCCTACAATCGCGCGCTGGAACTCAACCCGCCCTACGCCTGGGCGTGGAACGGCAAGGGCCTGACGCTGAAAGCGATGCTGCGCCTGGACGAAGCGCTGGAAGCCTTCGAGCAGGCGGCGCGCCACCAGCCCGGCGAGGTGTGGCACTGGTATAACCAGGCCGAAATGCTGGTCGAGTTGGGCCGCTACCGGCAGGCGCTCGCGCCCGCGCAGCAGTCGACCCGCGTCGCGCCGCAGCACGCCTATTCGTGGGCCAAGCTGGGGCAGGTCTATCGCTATTTGGAACGCTACGAGCCTGCGCTGGAAGCCTACGATCACGCGCTGGCGCTCAAGCCCGATTACGCCTGGGCCGTCAACGGGCGCGGCATCGTGCTCGAACGGCTGGCGCGCTATGAAGAGGCGCTGGAGATGTACCACCGCGCCGCCGAGATCGCGCCCGACGACGTGTGGCACTGGTACAACCAGGGTAACCTGCTGGTGCTGCAAGAACGCTATGCGGAATCCATCCCGCTGCTGGAACGCGCGATTCAGGTCAACCCGGAGCACGCGCGCAGTTGGGCGCGGCTGGGCAACACCTACCGCCACATGGACGACCCGCAAAAGGCGCTCTCGTACCTGGCGCGCGCGGTCAAGCTGGACCCCGGCTACGCGTGGGCCTGGAACGAGCGCGGCGTCGCGCTGGAAATCCTCGCGCGCTACAACGAGGCGGTCGAAGCCTATACACGCGCGGCGATGGCCGAACCGCAAAACCCGCTCTACTGGTACAACAAAGGCGACACACTGGTCTTCCTCAAGCGTCACGACGAGGCGCTGGAAGCCCTGCGCCGCGCGCTGGACGTCGATCCGCGCTACGTGCGGGCGTGGGCCAAGCAGGGTCAGGCGATGCGCCGCATGGGGCGCTACGAAGAAGCGCTCGCCAATTACAGCCGTGCGGTCGAGCTGTCGCCCGATTATGCCTGGGCCTGGAACGGGCGCGGGCTGGCGCTCAGCGCGCTGGGGCGGCACGAGGAAGCGCTGGCATGCTTCCGCCGGGCGGCCAATTTGCAGCCAGATGACGTCTGGTTTTGGTATAACCAGGCTGACGAGCTGATCATCATGCACCGTTATGAGGATGCGCTCGTGCCGTTGGAACGCGCGCTGCGGCTGAACCGGGACCATGCCGAAAGCTGGGCCAAGCACGGGCAGGCGCTGCGCCGTCTGGGGCGCTACAAAGAGAGCGTCGCCGCCTACGATCAGGCGCTCAAACTGGAACCGCACTACGCCTGGGCGTGGAACGGGCGCGGCCTGGCGCTGGAAGCGATGGACAAGCGCGAAGAAGCGCTGAGCAGTTATGAACGCGCCGCCGAAGAAGATCCCAGCAGCGTGTGGTACTGGATCAACCAGATCGAGCCGCTGCTGGCTCTGAGCCGCCGCGACGATGCGCTGGACGTCATCGAGCGCGCGCTGGACATCGAGCCGACCAACGACGCGGCCTGGGCGCGCAAGGGCCAGGTGCTGCGCCGTCTGGATCGCCACGAGGACGCGTTGAAAGCGTACCAACAGGCACTGGCGATTTCCGCCGACTATGCCTGGGCCTGGAACGGGCGCGGGCTGGCTTTTGCCGCCCTCGATCGCTGGACCGAGGCGCTGGCCTGTTACGAAGAAGCGACGCGCATCGCCCCCAACGATGTGTGGTTCTGGCACAACCGGGGCGAAGCGCTCATCCAGCTCCAGCGGTGGGAAGACGCCATGCGCGCCTTCAGCAAGGCCCTGGAGATCGATCCGTCACACAAGCCCTCGCGCGAAAAGCGCACCGAAGCGCGCCAGCATCTAAACGACGAGGGCGAGTAA
- a CDS encoding ATP-dependent Clp protease ATP-binding subunit: MPSSPLDISEQEIRKRCGPLLEGAIEEAARLRHNYIGVEHLFNALTRIPGSTVARLLLEMGLEPREIRNLIRREAGAGDNVVSDTPPLTPRAHRVLAMAVYLADDSGDRFVTEEQLLLALLQEGESLPARELHKLNVDLTEWIERLLDKIEDNDGEFDEFLFEELDSALEQADDDPAISGHRMPTPLLDKYGRDLTAQARAGKIGPAIGREREIRMIARTLTRSKKNNPLLLGDSGVGKTAVIEGLAYNIADNSAPRFLHGKRIVQLEIGTLVAGTSLRGQFEERIVGIVDEVKSAPEVILFIDEIHTIVGAGDTIDSNLDAANILKPALARGEITCIGATTFEEYRKAIAKDPALDRRFRTIDIGEQNVSEALEVIEHVYQRYEEHHGVTITPEARSAAVRLSDRYMRDRRLPDKALDLLDEACARLVIQSNSPDQTLLDTRPEITAHTITEVLSEWTGIPVSELTANERQRFATMNDALAQRVVGQDHAIEVLSDAVKTNRAGLGDPHRPVGVFLFLGPSGVGKTELAKALAEFLFNDDNAMIRLDMSEFHGEHTVARLIGAPPGYKGMEQGGQLTEALRRKPYSVVLLDEVEKAAPEVFDIFLQVFDEGRLTDSQGSTIDARHAVWIMTSNIGTGDVGKGLGFMASPDDLPDYDFHLKKHFRPEFLNRLDEVVVFHPLTEQALNLILDLQMRDVVERLQTQNLTLVLDDSARTLLLGEGYDPAYGARPLRRAIERLLTRPLSTAILNETFVPGDTIRAVIADDRLVLEHEEVTANYSTPEGQPVREDVDGNEPARAE, encoded by the coding sequence ATGCCATCGTCGCCACTCGACATCAGCGAACAGGAAATTCGCAAGCGCTGCGGTCCCCTGCTGGAAGGCGCGATTGAAGAAGCGGCCCGGCTGCGTCACAACTACATCGGGGTCGAGCATCTGTTCAACGCGCTGACGCGCATTCCCGGCAGCACTGTCGCCCGCCTTCTGCTCGAAATGGGGCTGGAACCGCGCGAGATCCGCAACCTGATCCGGCGCGAAGCGGGCGCGGGGGATAACGTCGTGTCCGATACGCCGCCGCTGACGCCGCGCGCGCACCGCGTGCTGGCGATGGCCGTGTATCTGGCCGACGATTCCGGCGATCGGTTCGTCACCGAGGAACAGCTCCTGCTGGCGCTGCTGCAGGAGGGCGAAAGCCTGCCCGCGCGCGAGCTGCACAAGCTCAACGTAGACCTGACGGAATGGATCGAGCGGCTGCTGGACAAGATCGAAGACAACGACGGCGAGTTCGACGAGTTCCTGTTCGAAGAGCTGGACTCCGCGCTGGAGCAGGCCGACGACGACCCGGCCATCAGCGGCCACCGCATGCCGACGCCGCTGCTCGACAAGTACGGGCGGGACCTGACCGCCCAGGCGCGCGCGGGCAAGATCGGCCCGGCTATCGGGCGCGAGCGCGAGATCCGCATGATCGCGCGCACGCTGACGCGCAGCAAGAAGAACAACCCGCTGCTGCTGGGCGATTCGGGCGTGGGCAAGACCGCCGTCATCGAGGGCCTGGCGTACAACATCGCGGACAACAGCGCGCCGCGCTTCCTGCACGGCAAGCGCATCGTGCAGCTTGAGATCGGCACGCTGGTCGCCGGGACGAGCCTGCGCGGGCAGTTCGAAGAGCGCATCGTCGGCATCGTGGACGAGGTCAAGAGCGCGCCGGAAGTGATCCTGTTCATCGACGAGATCCACACCATCGTCGGCGCGGGTGATACCATCGACAGCAACCTGGACGCGGCCAACATTCTCAAACCGGCCCTGGCGCGCGGCGAGATCACGTGCATCGGCGCGACCACGTTCGAGGAGTATCGCAAGGCCATCGCCAAAGACCCGGCCCTGGACCGGCGCTTCCGCACCATTGACATCGGTGAGCAAAACGTCAGCGAAGCGCTCGAAGTGATCGAGCACGTCTACCAGCGCTACGAGGAGCATCACGGCGTGACCATCACGCCCGAAGCGCGCAGCGCCGCCGTGCGGCTCTCCGACCGCTACATGCGCGACCGCCGCCTGCCCGACAAGGCGCTCGACCTGTTGGACGAGGCATGCGCACGGCTGGTGATCCAGTCCAACAGCCCTGACCAGACGCTGCTGGACACCAGGCCGGAAATTACGGCGCACACCATCACCGAGGTGCTCAGCGAGTGGACCGGCATCCCAGTCAGCGAATTGACCGCCAACGAGCGCCAGCGCTTCGCCACCATGAACGACGCGCTGGCGCAGCGCGTCGTCGGGCAGGACCACGCGATCGAGGTGCTGTCGGACGCGGTGAAAACCAACCGCGCCGGGCTGGGCGACCCACACCGGCCCGTGGGCGTATTCCTGTTCCTGGGACCCAGCGGCGTAGGCAAGACGGAACTCGCAAAAGCCCTGGCCGAGTTCCTGTTCAACGACGACAACGCCATGATCCGGCTGGACATGTCGGAGTTCCACGGCGAGCACACCGTTGCGCGGCTGATCGGCGCGCCGCCCGGCTATAAGGGCATGGAACAGGGCGGCCAGCTCACCGAGGCGCTGCGGCGCAAGCCGTACAGCGTCGTGCTGCTGGACGAAGTCGAGAAGGCCGCGCCGGAGGTGTTCGACATCTTCTTACAGGTGTTCGACGAGGGCCGCCTGACCGATTCGCAAGGCTCGACCATCGATGCGCGGCACGCGGTGTGGATCATGACCAGCAACATCGGCACAGGCGACGTGGGCAAGGGTCTGGGCTTCATGGCCTCGCCCGACGATCTGCCCGATTACGACTTCCACCTGAAGAAGCACTTCCGGCCCGAATTCCTGAACCGGCTGGACGAGGTGGTTGTCTTCCACCCGCTGACCGAGCAGGCGCTGAACCTGATCCTGGATCTGCAAATGCGTGACGTGGTCGAGCGGCTCCAGACGCAAAACCTGACATTGGTGCTGGACGACAGCGCCCGCACCCTGCTGCTGGGCGAAGGCTACGACCCGGCTTACGGCGCCCGCCCGCTGCGGCGCGCGATCGAACGGCTGCTGACGCGCCCGCTGAGCACGGCCATCCTGAACGAGACGTTCGTGCCGGGCGACACCATCCGCGCGGTAATAGCCGACGACCGGCTGGTGCTGGAGCACGAAGAGGTCACCGCGAATTACAGCACGCCCGAAGGCCAACCGGTCCGCGAGGACGTGGACGGCAACGAGCCTGCCCGCGCGGAATAG
- a CDS encoding ArnT family glycosyltransferase, whose translation MSRYPKTNPTASRAHRAGPAQSFTMPRTISRSFTPSAGRLLQVCLALLVYAFTRLHHLSALPLFVDESFHIETAQRALEGQVLASAAHGRFFRVWFNAFVGVDAQVAGWTTRAGTVVVGLLGAAAFYGLVRAFTASHRAAMVGLALWIAAPYLLFYDRMALADPLLIAFSTAAVWLAWRLMRTGSAWIAGALGGMLALVLLAKAPGVVWLPLPVVALILARGLTPRRRITLGAIVVAVFCAVWGPLELLLWIKGYNYFGLADTFTGGVDQSLLKRTRTNLDVVLAIDAAYLGWPVIVGSLAGGLYWLARKPRPALLALLALGMSGGGAILFGYNINSRYAMNQVPWVLLPLAVGLGLVIVRWPRAQWLVYAGVAAWIAVVAGPFLRDAWNDPPALPLYGNDPNEYIEHEAAGYGATEIGAWLSTTDDPLPAIGLVGNCQTLRLAAASRVVECPAVYWDGTNFDALMQMVEARAAEGPLYVAADDLSYIDPSQLPEPKSIVLAVERPGGLSEMALYRIEQGATLGNGE comes from the coding sequence TTGTCGCGCTACCCGAAGACTAATCCGACCGCCTCCCGCGCACACCGCGCCGGCCCGGCCCAATCCTTCACCATGCCGCGTACGATTTCCCGATCCTTCACTCCCTCCGCCGGGCGTCTTCTCCAGGTCTGTCTCGCGCTGCTGGTCTATGCCTTCACCCGGCTGCATCACTTGAGCGCCCTGCCGCTGTTCGTGGACGAGAGCTTCCACATCGAAACAGCGCAGCGAGCACTGGAGGGTCAGGTGCTGGCTTCAGCGGCACACGGACGCTTCTTCCGCGTGTGGTTCAATGCGTTCGTGGGCGTGGATGCCCAGGTCGCGGGGTGGACCACGCGCGCGGGCACGGTCGTCGTCGGGCTGCTGGGCGCGGCGGCGTTTTATGGACTGGTGCGCGCCTTCACCGCGTCGCACCGCGCGGCCATGGTGGGATTGGCGCTGTGGATCGCGGCCCCCTACCTGCTGTTTTACGACCGCATGGCCCTGGCCGATCCGCTGCTGATCGCGTTCAGCACCGCCGCCGTATGGCTGGCGTGGCGCCTGATGCGTACTGGCTCGGCGTGGATTGCGGGGGCGCTCGGTGGCATGCTGGCGCTGGTGCTGCTGGCCAAAGCGCCGGGCGTGGTCTGGCTGCCGCTGCCGGTCGTCGCGCTGATCCTCGCGCGGGGCCTGACACCGCGCAGGCGGATCACGCTGGGTGCAATCGTGGTCGCGGTATTCTGCGCGGTATGGGGTCCGCTGGAGCTGCTGCTGTGGATCAAGGGCTACAACTACTTCGGGCTGGCGGATACGTTCACGGGCGGCGTGGACCAGAGTCTGCTGAAGCGCACGCGCACCAACCTGGATGTCGTGCTGGCAATCGACGCGGCGTACCTGGGCTGGCCGGTGATCGTTGGATCACTGGCGGGCGGCCTGTACTGGCTGGCGCGCAAACCGCGTCCGGCGCTGCTGGCACTGCTGGCGCTGGGCATGAGCGGCGGCGGCGCGATTTTGTTTGGCTATAACATCAACTCGCGCTACGCGATGAATCAGGTTCCCTGGGTGCTGCTGCCGCTGGCGGTCGGGCTGGGGCTGGTCATCGTGCGCTGGCCGCGCGCGCAGTGGCTGGTGTATGCCGGTGTCGCGGCCTGGATCGCGGTGGTCGCGGGGCCGTTCCTGCGCGACGCCTGGAACGACCCGCCCGCGCTGCCGCTGTACGGCAACGATCCGAACGAGTATATCGAGCACGAAGCCGCCGGATATGGCGCGACCGAGATCGGGGCGTGGCTGAGCACCACGGACGATCCGCTGCCTGCGATCGGGCTGGTGGGCAACTGCCAAACCCTGCGCCTCGCCGCCGCTTCGCGCGTCGTCGAGTGCCCGGCGGTGTACTGGGACGGCACGAACTTCGACGCGCTGATGCAGATGGTCGAGGCGCGCGCGGCGGAGGGGCCGCTGTACGTCGCGGCGGACGATCTGTCGTACATCGATCCGTCCCAACTGCCGGAGCCAAAGTCAATCGTGCTGGCGGTCGAACGTCCCGGCGGGCTGTCGGAGATGGCGCTGTACCGCATCGAGCAAGGGGCAACGTTAGGGAATGGGGAATAG
- a CDS encoding SDR family NAD(P)-dependent oxidoreductase translates to MMSTFTVDLSGKIALVTGAGRGIGKVIAEALAASGATLAINDIDAGRAGAVAGTLDGARAYVTDVGDPQAVQDMVAAIVRDLGRLDIVVNNAGIEHKAPFFEMTVAQWQQTLDVNLSAAFYTAQSAGTVMRDAGGGVIVNIASIAGHNIPIANRAPYVASKAGLIGLTRECAREFAAYNIRVNAVCPGVIETEMTAALRSNAAQMAKWLEDIPQKRLGTPGDVAGLVLFLCSDAAAYLTGQAINVDGGKVML, encoded by the coding sequence ATGATGAGCACATTTACGGTAGATCTATCGGGCAAGATCGCGCTGGTGACCGGCGCGGGCCGTGGCATCGGCAAAGTCATCGCGGAGGCGCTGGCCGCGTCGGGCGCGACCCTGGCGATCAACGACATCGACGCCGGGCGTGCCGGAGCCGTCGCGGGAACGCTCGACGGCGCGCGGGCCTACGTCACGGACGTGGGTGATCCGCAGGCGGTGCAGGACATGGTCGCGGCCATTGTGCGCGACCTGGGACGGCTGGACATCGTCGTGAACAACGCCGGGATCGAGCACAAAGCGCCGTTCTTCGAGATGACCGTCGCGCAGTGGCAGCAAACGCTCGACGTCAACCTGAGCGCCGCATTTTACACCGCCCAAAGCGCCGGAACCGTCATGCGCGATGCGGGCGGCGGGGTCATCGTCAACATCGCCTCCATCGCCGGGCACAACATCCCCATTGCTAACCGCGCGCCGTACGTCGCCAGCAAAGCCGGGCTGATCGGCCTGACGCGCGAGTGCGCGCGGGAGTTCGCGGCCTATAATATCCGTGTGAACGCGGTGTGCCCCGGCGTGATCGAAACGGAGATGACCGCCGCGCTGCGCAGCAACGCCGCGCAGATGGCTAAATGGCTTGAAGACATCCCCCAGAAACGGCTCGGCACGCCGGGCGACGTTGCGGGGCTGGTACTGTTCCTGTGCTCCGACGCCGCCGCCTACCTGACCGGGCAGGCGATCAACGTGGATGGGGGCAAGGTGATGCTTTAA